A single genomic interval of Paenibacillus macerans harbors:
- a CDS encoding NifU family protein, producing MEDNGILFDEVSEVLFKLRPFLLRDGGDAELVEVENGVAKLRFLGACHGCPSATITLKAAIERAILEEIDDIKEVVQVF from the coding sequence ATGGAGGATAACGGGATTTTGTTCGACGAAGTATCGGAAGTGCTTTTCAAGCTACGTCCTTTCTTATTGCGTGACGGGGGAGACGCAGAATTGGTCGAGGTTGAGAACGGTGTAGCCAAATTAAGATTTTTGGGAGCTTGTCACGGTTGCCCAAGTGCGACGATCACATTAAAGGCTGCTATTGAACGCGCCATTCTTGAGGAAATTGATGATATTAAAGAGGTTGTACAAGTATTCTAA
- a CDS encoding CynX/NimT family MFS transporter produces the protein MPNPIKKVRKNQAATTWLMVLGIIVIAANLRAPLTSVGSLVSFIRNDIQISNTLAGLITTVPLLAFALLSPLVPKLGRKFGAELIILIALLFLIVGIVIRSLSGAADLYLGTAILGSAIAVCNVLLPSIIKRDFPHQIGAITGVYSISMSLCGAIASGISVPLAVGAGLKWQGALGIWGILCVVSILCWLPQLRNQIKPTTISGEHTVKREVNVWRSSLAWQVTMFMGIQSMIFYVLIAWLPEILHGQGIDSSRSGWYLSIMQLSPLPFSFIVPVIAGRMSNQRSLVIITAILLITGILGLLYGSSSILLLWVIMLGVGGGFAFGLAMMFFGLRTENAHQAAELSGMAQSIGYLFAASGPALIGFLHDITKNWTLPLLILLSASVFLFVFGIGSARNRFVGELNNHL, from the coding sequence ATGCCGAATCCAATCAAGAAAGTTAGGAAAAATCAAGCCGCTACGACATGGCTGATGGTTCTGGGGATTATTGTTATTGCAGCTAATTTACGCGCACCGTTAACCTCAGTCGGTTCTTTAGTGAGCTTTATACGGAACGACATTCAGATTTCAAATACTCTGGCAGGTTTGATTACGACGGTACCCTTACTTGCTTTTGCCTTATTATCGCCTCTAGTTCCTAAATTGGGACGGAAATTTGGAGCTGAGCTCATCATATTGATTGCCCTCCTATTCTTAATCGTTGGCATTGTAATACGTTCTTTATCAGGGGCAGCAGACTTATATCTTGGGACAGCCATACTTGGATCTGCAATTGCAGTTTGTAATGTATTATTACCCAGCATCATCAAACGTGATTTCCCTCATCAAATCGGCGCCATCACAGGCGTATATTCGATTTCAATGAGCTTATGCGGAGCCATCGCTTCAGGAATCAGTGTGCCCTTAGCAGTTGGAGCAGGTTTGAAATGGCAAGGTGCGTTGGGAATTTGGGGGATCCTCTGTGTTGTGTCCATCCTCTGTTGGTTACCGCAGTTAAGAAATCAAATCAAGCCAACAACGATTTCCGGTGAGCACACGGTGAAGAGAGAGGTGAATGTTTGGCGTTCCTCCCTTGCTTGGCAAGTAACGATGTTTATGGGCATTCAGTCCATGATATTCTATGTGCTTATCGCGTGGTTGCCTGAAATTTTACATGGGCAGGGGATTGACTCCAGTCGATCTGGATGGTATCTCTCGATCATGCAATTATCTCCTCTTCCATTTTCCTTTATTGTGCCCGTTATTGCTGGTCGCATGTCTAACCAACGATCGTTAGTGATCATCACGGCGATTTTGCTTATAACGGGAATACTCGGGCTGCTTTACGGAAGTTCTTCTATTCTTTTGTTATGGGTCATCATGCTCGGAGTTGGCGGAGGATTCGCCTTTGGTTTGGCTATGATGTTCTTTGGCTTACGTACTGAGAATGCTCATCAGGCTGCTGAACTATCCGGCATGGCGCAATCGATCGGATATCTCTTTGCGGCAAGCGGGCCGGCCCTCATTGGTTTTTTGCATGACATAACGAAGAACTGGACCCTGCCACTCCTTATATTACTGAGTGCTTCTGTCTTCCTATTTGTGTTTGGGATAGGTTCAGCACGAAACCGATTTGTAGGTGAGCTCAATAATCACTTATAA
- a CDS encoding alpha/beta hydrolase, producing the protein MNVFSKGTKMVFGLLLLLVTITGCTTPMPISSNENQSLSHQPQDTKPVENAVPETPVAEVKNIPPNKPVEYDPAWPDRSVKSSNGHLVNSCVPDELRDKATTLTTSDGVYLSALVLGSGDKGVLLAHEQGYNICSFLDMGTELADSGYLVVIPEYRNHGASQDFPEDNQNIDRDADAALSELERWGAKRVFLAGASCGGSTAIIAGVRQALPIEGLIILSSPAQCGPLDAIPSVEKIKAPSMFVFSPGDYGGSIEQEVRKLYQASGATDKELIVDESGYHGTDMYHRGEHGDALKSKLIDFVKKEFN; encoded by the coding sequence ATGAACGTATTTTCTAAAGGAACAAAAATGGTATTTGGATTGCTCCTTTTACTAGTCACGATTACAGGATGCACCACCCCAATGCCGATATCTTCAAATGAAAATCAATCTCTATCTCATCAACCTCAAGATACGAAACCTGTAGAAAATGCTGTGCCTGAAACACCAGTTGCCGAAGTGAAGAACATCCCCCCAAACAAACCGGTTGAATATGATCCTGCCTGGCCGGATCGTTCGGTGAAGTCTTCTAACGGGCATCTTGTGAATAGTTGTGTTCCGGATGAGCTGCGCGATAAAGCAACTACCTTAACAACCAGTGATGGGGTGTATCTGTCTGCACTTGTGCTTGGCAGCGGAGATAAAGGAGTCCTGCTTGCACACGAGCAAGGCTATAACATTTGCTCTTTTCTTGACATGGGAACTGAACTGGCTGACAGCGGGTATCTGGTGGTTATTCCTGAATATCGTAATCATGGTGCCTCACAGGATTTTCCGGAGGATAATCAGAATATAGATCGTGATGCAGATGCTGCCTTAAGTGAACTCGAACGATGGGGTGCAAAAAGAGTGTTTTTGGCGGGAGCATCATGTGGCGGTAGTACAGCAATCATTGCAGGCGTTCGTCAGGCGCTGCCTATTGAGGGGCTGATTATTCTTTCTTCTCCTGCACAATGTGGGCCCCTTGATGCCATTCCGAGCGTGGAGAAGATTAAAGCACCATCCATGTTTGTTTTTTCACCTGGCGATTATGGAGGCTCAATTGAACAAGAAGTGCGCAAATTATATCAAGCATCCGGAGCAACGGATAAAGAGCTAATTGTGGATGAGAGTGGTTATCACGGAACAGATATGTACCATAGGGGAGAGCACGGTGATGCCTTGAAGTCCAAGCTTATTGACTTTGTTAAGAAGGAATTTAATTAA
- a CDS encoding FAD-dependent oxidoreductase: MKVIVLGASHGGIEAVEALRLMCPKANVQWYDKGDFSSTSAKDLEAIQQQGVSIFSNTEITKVEPGKHQVEIFNHMTGDTRTEGYDKIILSPGAKPFILPVPGQHLKNIGTMSSRQDLFNMRKHAADPDIKNVVIVGAGYIGTGAASLFAESGKKVTLMDINNRPLSSYLDQEFTDVLEKEMKDRDVELALGNSIIEFVGDENDRVIEVVTKKGTYSADLVILSAGNRPNTEWLRGAVELLPDGRIKTDEYMRTSDPDIFAIGDATTVWYNPGKMRMNVSLGTNARRQAHYAVKNLYEAIHPLPGVQGSSGAHIFDYYFATVGLNDKTAKKLGIEIKSVYLEQGTALFSPGTTVMFKLVYDPTTLEILGGQIMSKVDLTANINTVSLAIQTGCTLEQLAYADFFFQPELNTPWNVINTAGLKALLQEN; this comes from the coding sequence ATGAAAGTTATTGTTTTAGGAGCATCGCACGGGGGGATTGAAGCGGTTGAAGCGTTACGGTTGATGTGTCCGAAAGCGAACGTTCAATGGTATGACAAAGGAGACTTCTCCTCCACTTCGGCCAAGGATCTTGAAGCCATTCAACAACAAGGAGTATCCATCTTCAGCAACACTGAAATAACTAAAGTAGAACCTGGCAAACACCAAGTGGAAATATTCAATCATATGACAGGGGATACGCGAACGGAGGGTTATGACAAAATCATTTTAAGTCCTGGTGCAAAGCCATTTATTCTTCCTGTCCCTGGACAGCATTTAAAAAACATCGGTACGATGAGCAGTCGACAAGATCTATTCAATATGAGAAAACATGCTGCAGATCCAGATATTAAAAACGTTGTAATTGTTGGCGCAGGATACATTGGGACGGGAGCAGCTTCATTATTTGCCGAATCAGGGAAAAAGGTTACGTTAATGGACATCAACAATCGTCCTTTAAGCTCCTATTTAGATCAAGAATTTACGGATGTACTTGAAAAAGAAATGAAAGATCGAGATGTGGAATTGGCACTAGGCAACTCGATCATCGAATTTGTCGGTGATGAAAATGATCGAGTCATCGAGGTTGTAACTAAAAAAGGCACCTATTCAGCTGACCTGGTCATCTTGTCTGCCGGCAATCGTCCCAACACGGAATGGTTGCGAGGCGCAGTGGAATTATTGCCGGATGGCAGAATTAAAACAGATGAATACATGCGTACAAGTGATCCCGATATTTTCGCCATTGGGGATGCAACAACGGTTTGGTACAATCCCGGTAAAATGCGGATGAATGTTTCATTAGGAACCAACGCGCGTCGTCAAGCACATTATGCAGTAAAAAACTTATACGAAGCCATTCATCCGCTTCCTGGTGTACAAGGCTCTTCAGGTGCGCATATTTTCGATTATTATTTCGCTACAGTTGGTTTGAATGATAAAACGGCAAAAAAGCTTGGCATTGAAATAAAATCCGTCTACTTGGAACAAGGGACAGCCCTGTTTTCTCCGGGGACGACCGTTATGTTCAAGCTGGTTTACGATCCAACAACTTTAGAGATTTTAGGGGGACAAATCATGTCTAAAGTTGATTTGACTGCTAATATCAATACGGTCTCCCTTGCGATTCAAACCGGATGCACATTAGAACAATTGGCCTATGCCGACTTCTTCTTTCAGCCAGAATTAAACACACCATGGAATGTAATAAATACGGCAGGATTAAAAGCATTACTACAAGAGAATTAA
- a CDS encoding TetR/AcrR family transcriptional regulator: MTKSNKSRRRGDQLQNDIYAATYRLLETEGYSAINFARVAREANTSRSVVYRYWETPFDLVFAAVQQRMQQSEGIFKSLDFDRGSLRDHLVSVGQHFILESDNGPFKLFKMLFSEMISQQERERTSQMLAEATDSNIKIMDYVLQQAVQRGEITMLPPKATKLILFEQIRYTFMLENGWVSHQKLEEIVDHVALPAILYFSKP; this comes from the coding sequence ATGACGAAATCAAATAAAAGCCGCCGCCGCGGCGACCAATTACAAAATGATATTTATGCAGCAACGTATCGTCTGCTGGAGACGGAAGGGTACAGTGCGATTAATTTTGCGCGTGTTGCTCGTGAGGCGAATACCAGTCGCTCGGTGGTTTATCGTTATTGGGAAACTCCGTTTGATTTAGTGTTTGCAGCTGTCCAACAACGGATGCAACAATCGGAAGGGATATTCAAGAGTCTGGATTTCGACAGGGGCAGTCTCCGTGATCATTTAGTATCTGTTGGTCAGCATTTTATTTTGGAGTCCGACAATGGACCGTTTAAATTATTTAAAATGCTGTTTTCCGAGATGATTAGCCAGCAGGAGCGAGAACGGACAAGCCAGATGTTGGCCGAAGCAACGGATTCCAATATTAAGATTATGGATTACGTTCTTCAACAGGCCGTACAACGGGGAGAAATCACAATGCTCCCACCTAAAGCGACCAAACTCATTCTTTTTGAGCAAATTCGCTATACGTTTATGCTTGAAAATGGATGGGTGTCGCATCAGAAATTGGAAGAGATTGTTGATCATGTGGCGTTGCCGGCAATTTTATATTTTTCGAAACCGTGA
- a CDS encoding LysE family translocator: MPDFSTLLAYVIVVILLFLIPGPAVLLTITRTVQNGRKGGIMAGLGIAIGDFLHTLFATVGLSTILMTSALAFNIVKYAGAVYLLYLGVREMMSKPSDPQLPMVKTAGALKSFFSATVAEVLNPKTALFFLAFLPQFVHHERGQVTTQFLILGVVFVILSALYTTSIVLSISALGKLVKRKTWISRISRISRLSSKFVGAIYIGLGLKVAFQRQ, encoded by the coding sequence ATGCCGGATTTTTCAACGTTATTGGCATATGTTATCGTTGTCATTCTTCTATTTTTAATTCCAGGACCAGCCGTTCTTCTTACCATTACTCGTACAGTTCAAAACGGGCGAAAAGGAGGCATTATGGCAGGGCTTGGCATCGCAATCGGGGATTTTCTTCACACCTTATTTGCTACTGTCGGGCTTTCCACTATACTGATGACCTCTGCTCTAGCTTTCAATATTGTTAAATATGCAGGAGCGGTATACCTACTATATTTGGGAGTTCGCGAAATGATGAGTAAGCCATCAGATCCGCAACTTCCAATGGTTAAAACGGCAGGAGCTTTAAAGTCATTCTTTTCGGCAACTGTTGCAGAAGTTCTTAATCCAAAGACGGCTCTGTTTTTTCTGGCGTTTTTGCCTCAATTTGTTCATCACGAACGAGGTCAAGTCACCACGCAGTTTTTGATCCTTGGTGTCGTCTTTGTGATCTTAAGTGCATTGTATACAACCTCAATTGTACTAAGTATCTCTGCGCTTGGAAAACTGGTTAAACGGAAGACATGGATAAGCCGGATAAGCCGGATAAGCCGGCTAAGCAGCAAATTCGTCGGAGCAATCTATATCGGACTTGGCCTAAAGGTCGCATTCCAAAGACAGTAA